Proteins from a genomic interval of Piscinibacter sp. HJYY11:
- a CDS encoding zinc-ribbon and DUF3426 domain-containing protein, whose amino-acid sequence MSLATRCINCGTVFRVVQDQLKVSEGWVRCGRCNEVFNAIEGLFDLERDAPPNWKPPPAPPAPPAASVAASYDPQSEPPDDDDVFQLSDNDRIHSRFFQPEQADVDQTPAQSVKSRDKRDFAEARFNEALLDDQPLESERRRKASGGGTGIPRSSVKSARAQLEAARRGPGFVQEAKQRERWRSPAMRVLLSVLFLLLAAVLLGQAGFHFRDLWAARWPATRPALAMGCEWLGCQLQPPRRIDDVVVDSSTLSPAPGGNGYRLSLVLRNRGTMTLSMPWIDLELTDSAEQLLARKALAPADFRVNPPVLAPGSEATLQLVFSSSDPRRVNGYTVEAFYP is encoded by the coding sequence ATGAGCCTGGCCACTCGTTGCATCAACTGCGGCACCGTCTTCCGAGTCGTTCAAGACCAGCTCAAGGTATCCGAAGGCTGGGTGCGCTGCGGCCGCTGCAACGAGGTCTTCAACGCGATCGAGGGGCTGTTCGACCTGGAGCGCGACGCCCCACCCAACTGGAAACCGCCCCCTGCACCGCCGGCCCCACCGGCCGCCTCCGTCGCTGCGTCGTACGACCCGCAGTCCGAGCCGCCCGACGACGACGATGTCTTCCAGCTCAGCGACAACGACCGCATCCACTCGCGCTTCTTCCAGCCCGAGCAGGCTGACGTCGACCAGACGCCGGCGCAATCGGTCAAGAGCCGCGACAAGCGCGACTTCGCCGAAGCGCGTTTCAACGAAGCCTTGCTCGACGACCAGCCGCTCGAATCCGAACGGCGGCGAAAGGCGTCAGGGGGCGGCACTGGCATTCCCCGCTCGTCGGTGAAGTCGGCGCGGGCCCAGCTTGAAGCCGCACGCCGCGGCCCGGGCTTCGTGCAGGAGGCCAAGCAGCGCGAGCGCTGGCGCAGCCCCGCGATGCGCGTGCTGCTCAGCGTGCTGTTCCTGCTGCTCGCGGCCGTCCTGCTCGGCCAGGCCGGCTTTCACTTCCGCGACCTCTGGGCCGCCCGATGGCCAGCCACGCGGCCGGCGCTCGCCATGGGTTGCGAGTGGCTCGGCTGCCAGTTGCAGCCGCCCCGCCGCATCGACGACGTGGTGGTCGACAGCAGCACCCTGTCGCCCGCGCCGGGCGGCAATGGCTATCGGCTCTCGCTCGTGCTGCGCAACCGCGGCACGATGACCCTGTCCATGCCCTGGATCGACCTCGAGCTCACCGACTCGGCGGAGCAGCTGCTCGCCCGCAAGGCACTTGCTCCCGCGGACTTCCGCGTCAACCCGCCGGTGCTCGCGCCGGGCAGCGAGGCGACCTTGCAGCTGGTGTTCTCTTCATCGGATCCTCGCCGCGTCAACGGCTACACGGTCGAGGCCTTCTACCCCTGA
- the prmA gene encoding 50S ribosomal protein L11 methyltransferase, producing the protein MLELLLVVPEALVEPVSDALMDELEALSVSVEDADADTAHEQALFGEPGMPAPRGGWQRSVVKALFEREETATDAATLLLAQDWAQGVHVQSLQAVPDEDWVRLTQSQFSPVSITRDFWIVPTWHEPPAEAKRFIRLDPGLAFGTGTHPTTRMCLRWTAQHATAWPRVLDYGCGSGILAIGAALHGAQLIDAVDIDPAAVVSTKANASANQVTLQAGLPDAAKGEYDLVLANILATPLKLLAPLLCGHVKPGGHLVLAGILERQAEELKEAYAPWVALDVSDTEDGWILMTAQRRA; encoded by the coding sequence ATGCTGGAGCTGCTGCTCGTCGTACCTGAAGCGCTGGTGGAGCCCGTCTCCGATGCGCTGATGGACGAGCTGGAGGCGCTGTCGGTCTCGGTGGAAGACGCCGACGCCGACACCGCCCATGAGCAGGCGCTCTTCGGCGAGCCCGGCATGCCGGCGCCGCGTGGCGGCTGGCAACGCTCGGTGGTGAAGGCGCTCTTCGAGCGTGAAGAGACCGCCACCGATGCCGCCACGTTGTTGCTGGCGCAAGACTGGGCGCAAGGCGTCCACGTGCAGTCGCTGCAGGCGGTGCCCGATGAAGACTGGGTGCGGCTCACGCAGTCGCAGTTTTCGCCGGTGTCCATCACGCGCGACTTCTGGATCGTGCCGACCTGGCACGAGCCGCCCGCCGAAGCGAAGCGCTTCATCCGCCTCGACCCCGGCCTCGCCTTCGGCACCGGCACACATCCCACGACCCGCATGTGCCTGCGCTGGACGGCGCAGCACGCGACAGCCTGGCCTCGCGTGCTCGACTACGGCTGCGGCTCGGGCATCCTTGCCATCGGTGCGGCGCTGCATGGCGCTCAGCTGATCGACGCGGTCGACATCGATCCGGCCGCCGTGGTGTCGACGAAAGCCAATGCCAGCGCGAACCAGGTGACGCTGCAGGCCGGCCTGCCCGATGCGGCGAAGGGCGAGTACGACCTCGTGCTGGCCAACATCCTCGCCACACCGCTGAAGCTGCTGGCGCCTTTGTTGTGCGGACACGTCAAGCCAGGCGGACACTTGGTGCTCGCCGGCATCCTCGAACGCCAGGCGGAAGAGCTGAAGGAGGCCTACGCCCCCTGGGTGGCGCTGGACGTCAGCGACACCGAGGACGGGTGGATCCTGATGACGGCACAACGGCGCGCATGA
- the accC gene encoding acetyl-CoA carboxylase biotin carboxylase subunit, producing MFKKILIANRGEIALRIQRACREMGVKSVVVYSEADRDAKYVKLADEAVCIGPAASAQSYLNMPAIISTAEVTDAEAIHPGYGFLSENADFAERVEQSGFTFIGPTPESIRIMGDKVSAKQAMIKSGVPCVPGSEGALPDDPKEIVKIGRAVGYPVIIKAAGGGGGRGMRVVHTEAALLHAVQTTKAEAGAAFGNPAVYMEKFLENPRHIEIQVLADEHKNAVWLGERDCSMQRRHQKIIEEAPAPGIPRRVIERIGERCAAACKKIGYRGAGTFEFLYENGEFYFIEMNTRVQVEHPVTELVTGVDIVQMQIRVAAGEKLPFTQRQIQMRGHAIECRVNAEDPYKFTPSPGRITTWHAPGGPGVRVDSHAYTNYFVPPNYDSMIGKIITHGDTRDQALARMRIALSETVVEGILTNIPLHRELMADAKFIEGGTSIHYLEGWMSHHKR from the coding sequence ATGTTCAAGAAAATTCTCATCGCCAACCGAGGCGAGATCGCACTGCGCATCCAGCGCGCGTGCCGGGAGATGGGCGTCAAGTCGGTCGTCGTCTACTCTGAAGCCGACCGCGACGCGAAATACGTGAAGCTCGCCGACGAGGCCGTGTGCATCGGCCCGGCCGCCTCGGCCCAGAGCTACCTCAACATGCCGGCGATCATCTCGACCGCCGAGGTGACCGACGCCGAAGCCATTCACCCCGGCTACGGCTTCCTGTCCGAGAACGCCGACTTCGCCGAACGTGTGGAGCAAAGCGGCTTCACCTTCATCGGCCCGACGCCCGAGTCGATCCGCATCATGGGCGACAAGGTCTCGGCCAAGCAGGCCATGATCAAGTCGGGCGTGCCCTGCGTGCCCGGCTCGGAAGGCGCGCTGCCCGACGACCCGAAGGAGATCGTCAAGATCGGCCGTGCGGTGGGCTACCCGGTGATCATCAAGGCCGCCGGCGGCGGCGGTGGCCGCGGCATGCGCGTGGTGCACACAGAAGCCGCGCTGCTGCACGCGGTGCAGACCACCAAGGCCGAAGCGGGCGCCGCCTTCGGCAACCCGGCGGTCTACATGGAGAAATTCCTCGAGAACCCGCGCCACATCGAGATCCAGGTGCTGGCCGACGAGCACAAGAACGCCGTCTGGCTGGGCGAGCGTGACTGCTCCATGCAGCGCCGTCACCAGAAGATCATCGAGGAAGCGCCGGCGCCGGGCATCCCGCGCCGCGTGATCGAGCGCATCGGCGAGCGCTGCGCCGCCGCCTGCAAGAAGATCGGCTACCGCGGTGCCGGCACCTTCGAGTTCCTGTACGAGAACGGCGAGTTCTACTTCATCGAGATGAACACCCGCGTGCAGGTGGAGCACCCGGTGACCGAGCTCGTGACCGGCGTCGACATCGTGCAGATGCAGATCCGCGTGGCCGCCGGCGAGAAGCTGCCCTTCACGCAGCGGCAGATCCAGATGCGCGGCCACGCCATCGAGTGCCGCGTGAACGCCGAAGACCCGTACAAGTTCACCCCCTCGCCCGGCCGCATCACGACCTGGCACGCGCCGGGCGGGCCCGGTGTGCGGGTCGACTCGCATGCGTACACCAACTACTTCGTGCCGCCGAACTACGACTCGATGATCGGCAAGATCATCACCCACGGCGACACACGCGACCAGGCACTCGCGCGCATGCGCATCGCACTGTCGGAGACGGTGGTCGAGGGCATCCTCACCAACATCCCGCTGCATCGCGAGCTGATGGCCGACGCGAAGTTCATCGAGGGTGGAACCAGCATCCATTACCTCGAGGGCTGGATGTCGCACCACAAGCGCTGA
- the accB gene encoding acetyl-CoA carboxylase biotin carboxyl carrier protein gives MDLRKLKTLIDLVSESNISELEITEADGKVRIVKSDPAAVAVAAQPVVYQAAPPQVAAAAPVAAAAPVAAPAPEAAPAAPTGHIVKSPMVGTFYGAASPGAKPFATVGTVVKEGDPICIIEAMKIMNEIEADKAGTVTQVLAQNGQAVEFGQPLFVIE, from the coding sequence ATGGACCTGCGCAAACTGAAGACGCTGATCGACTTGGTGTCTGAATCGAACATCTCCGAGCTTGAGATCACTGAAGCCGATGGCAAGGTGCGCATCGTCAAGAGCGACCCGGCCGCCGTGGCCGTGGCCGCCCAGCCGGTGGTCTACCAGGCGGCGCCCCCGCAGGTCGCAGCCGCCGCACCGGTGGCGGCCGCAGCGCCGGTCGCCGCGCCGGCCCCCGAAGCTGCCCCTGCCGCCCCGACCGGCCACATCGTCAAGTCGCCGATGGTCGGCACCTTCTACGGTGCGGCCAGCCCTGGCGCCAAGCCCTTCGCCACGGTCGGCACGGTGGTCAAGGAAGGCGACCCGATCTGCATCATCGAAGCGATGAAGATCATGAACGAGATCGAGGCCGACAAGGCCGGCACGGTGACGCAGGTGCTGGCACAGAACGGCCAGGCCGTGGAATTCGGGCAGCCCTTGTTCGTCATCGAATAA
- the aroQ gene encoding type II 3-dehydroquinate dehydratase produces the protein MKILVLHGPNLNLLGTREPAVYGSTTLDQINAELAKIASDAGSSLESFQSNHEGALIDRVQATRLDGTDFVIINPGAFTHTSVALRDAFAGVAIPFIEVHLSNVHRREPFRHHSYFSDLAEGVIVGLGADGYRLALGHALKRGPKKA, from the coding sequence ATGAAGATCCTCGTCCTGCACGGCCCCAACCTCAATCTGCTCGGCACCCGCGAGCCAGCAGTCTATGGCTCGACGACTTTGGATCAGATCAACGCAGAACTCGCGAAGATCGCCTCCGATGCCGGGTCGTCCCTCGAAAGCTTCCAGAGCAACCACGAGGGCGCGCTGATCGACCGTGTTCAGGCCACACGGCTCGACGGCACCGACTTCGTGATCATCAACCCAGGCGCCTTCACGCACACCAGCGTGGCCTTGCGTGATGCGTTCGCGGGTGTCGCGATCCCGTTCATCGAAGTGCACCTGTCGAATGTGCACCGTCGCGAGCCATTCCGCCACCATTCTTATTTTTCCGATCTCGCCGAAGGCGTGATCGTCGGGCTGGGCGCCGATGGATACCGCCTGGCCCTGGGCCATGCGCTCAAGCGCGGCCCCAAGAAGGCCTAG
- a CDS encoding TlpA disulfide reductase family protein has translation MNRRNALLTGGVGVVAAAGGAGWAWWRHRETEADAGAEQAVWRERFERPEGGELSMASLRGQPVVLNFWATWCAPCVKEMPLLDAFYKEHKAKGWHVVGLAIDSPTPVREFLGKLPITFPIGLAGLNGVDLSRNLGNPSGALPFSVAFDRQGKAVFRKLGLLKPEDLAIWAEKFASGQ, from the coding sequence ATGAACCGCCGCAATGCCCTGCTCACCGGCGGTGTGGGGGTCGTTGCGGCCGCCGGCGGTGCGGGCTGGGCCTGGTGGCGCCACCGCGAAACGGAGGCCGACGCCGGTGCCGAGCAGGCCGTCTGGCGTGAGCGCTTCGAACGGCCGGAAGGTGGCGAGCTTTCGATGGCCAGCTTGCGCGGCCAGCCGGTGGTGCTCAATTTCTGGGCGACCTGGTGCGCGCCCTGCGTGAAGGAAATGCCGCTCCTCGACGCCTTCTATAAAGAGCACAAGGCCAAAGGCTGGCACGTGGTCGGCCTGGCGATCGACAGCCCGACGCCTGTGCGCGAATTTCTCGGCAAGCTGCCAATCACGTTTCCGATCGGTCTGGCCGGGCTGAACGGCGTGGACCTGAGCCGCAACCTGGGCAACCCGAGCGGCGCACTGCCCTTCAGCGTCGCCTTCGATCGCCAAGGCAAGGCCGTCTTCCGCAAACTCGGGCTTCTCAAGCCGGAAGACCTGGCGATTTGGGCTGAAAAGTTCGCCTCAGGGCAATAA
- a CDS encoding transglycosylase domain-containing protein, with translation MKSTLAHLLRIVGLVVLCGLSLQIYFLVRIAMMNVVDPQSTTFQRSEMRRIVAEQHQLLWSQQWMDGDRISDHLKRAVIASEDAGFAEHSGVEWEALEKAWEKNLRAEAQAERINERQAKQAARSNRPPPEKPKATAKIVGGSTITQQLAKNLFLSGERNFLRKGQEFVITFMLEGALSKRRILEIYLNNVEWGEGLFGAQAAARHYFHVNADKLGPYPAARLAVMLPAPKRFEKRPNSAYVMGRASTVVARMGAVELP, from the coding sequence ATGAAAAGCACCCTCGCCCACCTGCTGCGCATCGTCGGCCTGGTCGTGCTGTGCGGCCTGTCGCTGCAGATCTATTTCCTCGTGCGCATCGCGATGATGAATGTCGTCGACCCGCAGTCCACCACCTTCCAGCGCTCGGAGATGCGCCGCATCGTCGCCGAGCAGCACCAGCTCCTCTGGAGCCAGCAGTGGATGGACGGCGACCGCATCTCCGACCACCTGAAGCGCGCCGTGATCGCGTCCGAAGACGCCGGCTTCGCCGAACACAGCGGCGTGGAGTGGGAAGCGCTCGAAAAGGCGTGGGAGAAAAACCTGCGCGCCGAAGCCCAGGCCGAGCGCATCAACGAACGCCAGGCCAAGCAGGCCGCGCGCAGCAACCGGCCGCCGCCGGAGAAACCCAAGGCCACGGCCAAGATCGTCGGCGGCTCCACGATCACGCAGCAGCTGGCGAAGAACCTCTTCCTCAGCGGCGAGCGCAACTTCCTGCGCAAGGGGCAGGAATTCGTCATCACCTTCATGCTCGAAGGCGCACTCTCCAAGCGGCGCATCCTCGAGATCTACCTGAACAACGTGGAGTGGGGCGAAGGCCTCTTCGGCGCGCAGGCCGCGGCGCGCCACTACTTCCACGTCAACGCCGACAAGCTCGGTCCCTACCCCGCAGCGCGGCTGGCGGTGATGCTGCCGGCCCCCAAGCGCTTCGAGAAACGGCCGAACTCGGCCTACGTGATGGGCCGTGCCAGCACCGTGGTCGCCCGCATGGGGGCTGTGGAATTGCCGTGA
- the aroE gene encoding shikimate dehydrogenase, with amino-acid sequence MDRYVVAGNPVEHSQSPFIHAQFAQATGQPVAYDRLLCPLDGFEATVQAFADGGGRGCNVTVPFKTDAYRLARRRSPRATLAEAANVLRFDAEGWYADNSDGIGLVRDIERNAGVKLQGRRVLLVGAGGAAAGALGPLIEAGPQEIVVANRSVDKAEALVRRHAELAYAHGVTLSASRLDSAGKAFDVVVNATATSLQGAAIPVSPKVLSPGGLALDMMYGPAAAGFMQWATQHGAKARDGLGMLVEQAAEAFHIWRGVTPETAPVLAALRARLAAT; translated from the coding sequence ATGGACCGTTACGTCGTCGCCGGCAACCCGGTCGAGCACAGCCAGTCCCCGTTCATCCACGCCCAGTTCGCCCAGGCGACCGGCCAGCCCGTGGCCTATGACCGGCTGCTGTGCCCGCTCGATGGCTTCGAGGCCACGGTGCAGGCCTTCGCCGACGGCGGCGGTCGCGGCTGCAACGTGACGGTGCCGTTCAAGACCGACGCCTACCGCCTGGCCAGGCGCCGCAGCCCGCGCGCCACGCTGGCCGAAGCAGCCAACGTGCTGCGTTTCGATGCCGAAGGCTGGTACGCCGACAACAGCGATGGCATCGGCCTCGTGCGCGACATCGAGCGCAACGCCGGCGTGAAGCTGCAAGGCCGGCGGGTGTTGCTGGTGGGCGCCGGCGGTGCGGCGGCCGGGGCGCTCGGGCCGCTGATCGAGGCCGGGCCGCAGGAGATCGTGGTGGCCAACCGCAGCGTCGACAAGGCCGAGGCGCTGGTGCGGCGGCATGCCGAGCTCGCCTATGCCCACGGCGTGACGCTCTCGGCAAGCCGCCTCGATTCAGCGGGCAAGGCCTTCGACGTGGTCGTCAACGCCACCGCGACCAGCCTGCAAGGCGCTGCCATCCCGGTCTCGCCGAAGGTGCTCAGCCCAGGCGGCCTGGCGCTCGACATGATGTACGGCCCTGCGGCCGCAGGGTTCATGCAGTGGGCCACCCAACACGGCGCAAAAGCACGTGACGGCCTGGGCATGCTGGTCGAACAGGCGGCCGAGGCCTTCCACATCTGGCGCGGCGTCACACCGGAGACCGCGCCGGTGCTCGCAGCGCTGCGCGCGCGCCTGGCCGCGACATGA
- a CDS encoding energy transducer TonB — protein MAKFSVLQVSLGVSVVVHAALLAWPAVDPEGFTRAFQDTPLEVILVNARSNERPTKAQAIAQHNLAGGGEFDQGRATSPLPSAAVTEIGDAAQDTRKQIEELQEAQQQLLANIKRELAALPQPDPKRDSGNPKERAQEEHRRQLLQMVAEIEKRIREENARPKKKFISPGTVGEVYAVYYDQLRRKVEERGTRNFPTHQGKPLHGELTMVIVVDAAGRVLETKIDKPSGSTILDKRAVSIVLAAAPYGAFTSAMRKQADQLVITTRFRFTKGEALETTLSSTSR, from the coding sequence ATGGCCAAGTTCTCGGTCCTCCAGGTTTCGCTCGGTGTGTCGGTCGTCGTGCACGCCGCACTGCTGGCCTGGCCGGCCGTGGACCCCGAGGGTTTCACCCGCGCGTTTCAAGACACGCCGCTGGAAGTGATCCTCGTCAATGCGCGCTCGAACGAAAGGCCGACCAAGGCCCAGGCCATCGCCCAGCACAACCTGGCAGGTGGCGGCGAGTTCGACCAGGGCCGCGCCACCTCGCCGCTGCCGAGTGCTGCCGTCACCGAGATCGGCGATGCCGCGCAAGACACGCGCAAGCAGATCGAGGAGCTGCAGGAAGCCCAGCAGCAGCTGCTGGCCAACATCAAGCGTGAACTCGCCGCACTGCCCCAGCCCGACCCCAAGCGCGACAGCGGCAATCCCAAGGAACGCGCGCAGGAAGAACACCGCCGCCAGCTGCTCCAGATGGTGGCCGAGATCGAAAAGCGCATCCGCGAGGAAAACGCGCGGCCCAAGAAGAAATTCATCAGCCCGGGCACGGTGGGCGAGGTCTACGCCGTCTACTACGACCAGCTTCGCCGCAAGGTCGAAGAGCGGGGCACGCGCAACTTCCCCACGCACCAGGGCAAGCCGCTGCACGGCGAGCTGACGATGGTGATCGTCGTCGACGCCGCCGGCCGCGTGCTCGAAACGAAGATCGACAAACCCTCCGGCTCGACCATCCTCGACAAGCGGGCCGTGTCCATCGTGCTCGCCGCGGCGCCCTACGGCGCCTTCACCAGCGCCATGCGCAAGCAGGCCGACCAGCTCGTCATCACGACACGATTCCGGTTCACCAAGGGCGAAGCGCTGGAAACCACCCTCAGTTCCACGAGCCGATAG
- a CDS encoding ribonuclease catalytic domain-containing protein, translated as MYALFDDAGKFHAGRVMSEADTSMQIELDSGKRVKVKSANVLLRFEQPTPAQLLAEGQRLAQDIDLDLAWEFAPDSDFGFADLARDYFNDKATPAQQAAALFRLFEAPHYFRRLGKGQFKKAPEEIVKAALLGIERKKQLAAQIDAWAQELVAGQCPAPVREQLYKILFKPDKNAAEYKAVVEASRLSHTAPLDLLKAAGAIDSPYQFHWKRFLFENFPKGTAFPALSAPEIKDKLPLAGVQAFSIDDSQTTEIDDALSVQGLGTGTVVFGIHIAAPGLAITPEGAVDKVARDRLSTVYMPGYKLTMLPDEVVQTYTLMEGRECPAVSLYVSYDEATLAVKGSETKLERVPIVANLRHDQLDAVITEASLTGEAPADYPHAAELAFAFRLARHLKAAREVVRGKPENFNRPDYNFRLEGNDGREPQGDETVLISTRTRGAPLDLIVAEAMILANSTWGGWLHELGVPGIYRSQASMAPGVKVRMGTKAAPHAGMGVAQYTWATSPLRRYVDLVNQWQIIACARHGRTAALAAPFKPKDAALFSIISSFDAAYTAYNGYQSGIERYWTLQYLAQHGLQELDAAVMKDGLVRAETLPLVFKAVGAERLPRGALVRVRVTGTDLLTLDVHANVLQRLDDPSTRSDDAVIEDAEIEDAEATAGPLTLAIDVQGDATEEQPTATAVASSPSV; from the coding sequence ATGTACGCATTGTTTGATGACGCCGGGAAGTTCCACGCCGGCCGCGTGATGTCCGAAGCCGACACCTCGATGCAGATTGAGCTCGACTCCGGCAAGCGCGTGAAAGTGAAATCCGCCAACGTGCTGCTGAGATTCGAGCAGCCCACCCCCGCCCAGCTGCTGGCCGAAGGCCAGCGCCTCGCGCAAGACATCGACCTCGACCTTGCGTGGGAATTCGCGCCCGACAGCGACTTCGGCTTTGCGGACCTGGCGCGCGATTACTTCAACGACAAGGCCACGCCCGCGCAGCAGGCGGCGGCGCTTTTCCGACTCTTCGAAGCGCCGCACTACTTCCGCCGGCTCGGCAAGGGCCAGTTCAAGAAGGCGCCGGAAGAGATCGTGAAAGCCGCGTTGCTCGGCATCGAGCGCAAGAAGCAGCTCGCCGCGCAGATCGACGCCTGGGCGCAGGAGCTGGTGGCCGGCCAGTGCCCGGCCCCCGTGCGCGAGCAGCTCTACAAGATCCTTTTCAAGCCCGACAAGAACGCGGCCGAGTACAAGGCCGTGGTCGAAGCGTCGAGGCTGTCGCACACCGCACCGCTCGACCTGCTGAAGGCCGCCGGCGCGATCGACTCGCCCTACCAGTTCCACTGGAAGCGCTTCCTCTTCGAGAACTTCCCCAAGGGCACGGCTTTCCCGGCGCTCAGCGCACCCGAGATCAAGGACAAGCTGCCGCTTGCCGGCGTGCAGGCCTTCTCGATCGACGATTCACAGACCACCGAGATCGATGATGCACTGTCGGTGCAAGGCCTGGGCACGGGCACGGTGGTGTTCGGCATCCACATCGCCGCGCCGGGCCTGGCGATCACGCCGGAAGGTGCGGTCGACAAGGTCGCGCGCGATCGGCTGTCGACCGTCTACATGCCGGGCTACAAGCTCACGATGCTGCCCGACGAGGTGGTGCAGACCTACACGCTGATGGAAGGGCGCGAGTGCCCGGCGGTGTCGCTCTACGTGAGCTACGACGAAGCCACGCTCGCCGTGAAGGGCAGCGAGACGAAGCTCGAGCGTGTGCCCATCGTGGCCAACTTGCGCCACGACCAGCTCGATGCGGTGATCACCGAAGCAAGCCTGACCGGCGAGGCGCCAGCCGACTACCCGCACGCCGCCGAGCTGGCCTTCGCCTTCCGCCTGGCCCGGCACCTGAAGGCCGCACGCGAAGTGGTGCGCGGCAAGCCCGAGAACTTCAACCGGCCCGACTACAACTTCCGTCTCGAAGGCAACGACGGTCGCGAGCCGCAGGGCGACGAGACCGTGCTCATCAGCACGCGCACCCGCGGTGCCCCGCTCGACCTGATCGTGGCCGAGGCCATGATCCTTGCCAACAGCACCTGGGGCGGCTGGCTGCACGAGCTGGGCGTGCCCGGCATCTACCGCAGCCAGGCCAGCATGGCACCCGGCGTGAAGGTGCGCATGGGGACCAAGGCCGCACCGCACGCCGGCATGGGCGTGGCGCAGTACACCTGGGCCACCTCGCCGCTGCGCCGTTATGTCGACCTCGTGAACCAGTGGCAGATCATCGCGTGCGCCCGGCATGGCCGCACCGCCGCGCTCGCCGCGCCCTTCAAGCCGAAGGATGCAGCGCTTTTCTCCATCATCTCGAGCTTCGATGCGGCCTACACCGCCTACAACGGCTACCAGTCGGGCATCGAGCGCTACTGGACGCTGCAGTACCTGGCGCAACACGGGCTGCAGGAGCTCGACGCCGCCGTGATGAAGGATGGCCTGGTGCGCGCCGAGACCCTGCCGCTCGTCTTCAAGGCGGTGGGCGCCGAGCGCCTGCCGCGCGGCGCGCTCGTTCGGGTGCGCGTCACCGGCACCGACCTGCTCACGCTCGACGTGCATGCCAACGTGCTGCAGCGCCTGGACGACCCGTCGACCCGGTCCGATGATGCGGTGATCGAAGACGCCGAGATCGAGGACGCGGAAGCCACCGCCGGCCCGCTCACGTTGGCCATCGATGTGCAAGGGGATGCAACCGAGGAACAACCCACCGCGACCGCGGTAGCATCGTCGCCCTCTGTCTGA
- a CDS encoding YqiA/YcfP family alpha/beta fold hydrolase: MTPTHLLYLHGFRSSPRSAKATRMAEWVREHAPRLTWWCPQLPPSPREAVQLLEHGVSRWPLDRMAIVGSSLGGFYATVMAERLGCKAVLLNPAVDPARDLARHIGETTAWHSDDRFFFRPEYVDELRQMTPGRLAHPASYFAVIATGDEVLSWREMSDRYRGGHLRIVEGSDHALSDFDEHLPHLLHFLELGPSP; the protein is encoded by the coding sequence ATGACACCCACCCATCTGTTGTATCTGCACGGTTTTCGCTCGTCGCCACGGTCGGCCAAGGCCACGCGCATGGCCGAGTGGGTGCGCGAGCACGCGCCCCGCCTCACCTGGTGGTGCCCGCAGCTGCCGCCCTCGCCGCGCGAAGCGGTGCAGCTGCTCGAGCATGGCGTGAGCCGCTGGCCGCTCGACCGCATGGCCATCGTCGGCAGCTCGCTCGGCGGCTTCTATGCCACCGTGATGGCCGAGCGGCTGGGCTGCAAGGCGGTGCTGCTCAACCCCGCCGTCGATCCGGCGCGCGACCTCGCGCGCCACATCGGCGAGACGACCGCCTGGCACAGCGACGACCGCTTCTTCTTTCGCCCGGAGTATGTCGACGAGCTGCGCCAGATGACACCCGGACGGCTGGCCCACCCGGCCTCGTATTTCGCGGTGATCGCAACAGGCGACGAGGTGCTGAGCTGGCGCGAGATGAGCGATCGGTACCGGGGCGGCCACCTGCGCATCGTCGAGGGCAGCGACCACGCGCTGTCGGACTTCGACGAGCACCTGCCGCATCTGTTGCATTTCCTTGAACTGGGACCGTCCCCGTGA